In the genome of bacterium, the window TCGTCGGTGGTTATGACTGCGATTTTGACGGGGGAGTGTTCACTGTTGATAAGCGCGTCAACGCTTACCATCCGATTATTTTTTTCTTGATCAAGCGTAATGCCGAGACCGCCAAGCCCTTCGCAGATTCTATTCCGAATGATGAATGACCGTTCGCCGATGGTGGCAGTAAATACCAAGAGGTCAAGCCCGCCCATCACGGCAACGTAAGCGCCGATATATTTTCTGACCGAATACATAAACGCGTCAATGGCGAGTTTTGCTTTTTGATCGCCGGATTTTTCCAGTTCAAGCAGTTCCCGCATATCCGGTGTTTTGCCGCTTAGCCCCAGCAGGCCGCATTGCGTATTAAAATAAGTTTCGAGCTCCGCCGGGTTCATGCCGGATTTTTGGAGAAGGTAAATCACCGCACCGGCATCAATGTTTCCGATGCGCGTGCTCATGGTAAGTCCTTCAAGCGGCGTAAAGCCCATCGAGGTGTCAAAACTTCGGCCATCTTTCACTGCGTGGATGCTCGCGCCTGAACCGAGGTGACAGATGATGACGCGGGAGGGAAGTGTCCCCAGCATCGCTTGAGCTTTTGTGATCACTGATTGCGCCGAAATGCCGTGATAGCCGAAGCGGTACACGCCGTACTTCGCGGCCATATCCTCGGGAAGATTATATAAACGCGCTTGAAGAGGGAGCGTCGCGTGAAACGCGCTGTCCGAAATTCCGGCAATGGACGCTCCGGGCAATGCGCGTTGCAGCTGCTCAATCTCCGCTATCGCCGGCCCAAGGTGCAGCGGCGCCCGTTCGCGCGCGTTGCGAAGATTCGCGAGGTACGTGTCGTCAATAATGCTATTTGTCAGAAAATAATTTCCCGGAGCGACAATGCGTACGCCGGCAGCTGCGATTTCATTCTTGTCGGCGATAACGTGCATCGTGAGCGCGGTTGCTAAAAGATATGCAAGCGCAGCGTCGTAATCCGCCTGACTTACAAGTGCTTTTTGGGATTGCTCGCCGATGTTTGTCGTCGCGACAAACGCACCGTCTTCCTTTTCGATATGCATCGTGAAAATTGCCGCGCCATTTGAATAGACGGCGTACTTTTTTGACGCGCTTCCCGTATTTATGATTAAGATTTTTTGTTCCATACCCAGTTTTCTACCTCATCTAAGTCAACACCGTGCGTTTTAATGTAGGCGGCGTGCTCCTCAAGTTTTTTGTCGTATACGTGATGGAGCGTCTCGGCTTTGTTCGTTTCAATCACGCCCGCGTTTGCCATACGCGCGAACACTTCTTTTGCCAGATGCCAGCGGCTGGTGCGGTTCCGCACGTGCATATCAAACGGTGTCGTGGTTGAACCGTTTTCGATATAACCCTTGACCATAAACCGATGATCGCCGCCTTTATCAAATAGAAATTGTTTGATGGTTTCCGGATAGCCGTGGAAGTTAAAAATCACCGGCTTATCTTTTGTAAAGTATTTTTCAAACTCCAGCCGCACGCGGCATGTTTCGCCGCCGATGCCGAGTGCTGAAAGTTCCAGAATGTTCACGAATCGGATTTTTATTTCCGGAGCTTCGCGTTTTATGATATCAATCGCCGCGAGGCACTCTTTGGTCAGGTAATCGCCGCAGGCGGCGAGTACGATGTCCGGCTCCGCGTCTGAGGCAAAATCCCACGTCATCAGGCCTTGTTTCAGTTCTTCCTGGGCTTGTGCCGGTGTCAGCCATCGCGGCTCCAGCGTTTTCCCGGCGATAATGAGGTTTACTTCATTTCGCGACTCAAAACAATGTTTCAGCACCGCAAGCGTGGTGTTGCCGTCCGGAGGGAAATACGCATGCGCGAGGCAGCCCGGCTTCAGCAGCACATTGCTCACAAACCCGGGGTTCTGGTGCGAGAAGCCGTTATGTTCTTGCCGCCAGCCGGAAGAAGTGAGGATGAAGTTCAGCGAGGCAACCTGTCCGCGCCACGGAATCTCCCGCGCGACTTTCAAAAACTTCAGGTACTGATCTACCATGCTGGAAATAATTTGGATGAAGGCCTCGTATGAAGCGAAGACCGCGTGCCGTCCGGTTAAAATGTAGCCCTGCATCAGGCCTTGCAACGAGTGTTCGCTAAGCATCTCCATTACCCGTCCGGATGGCTTCAAGTCCTCGTCCCATGCTTTTGTCGGCCCCACAAATGCGCGCGCGGTGGTCTTGAACACCTCGTCAAGTTTGTTGGAGTAGGTTTCGTCGGGAGAGAGCATGCGGAAATTTTCCGGATTGAGCTTGAACACCTCATTCAAATACAATCCCGCGCGACGCATGCTGCTGGAGCCAACGGTACCCGGTTTCGTCGCGTCTTCGGCAAATGTATCAGCCGGAGGCAGAATTAAATCTTTCAGTATTTTGCCGCCGAAGGCGTGGGGGTTGTTTCCCATGCAGAGCGACGGCTCGGGAACGAGCTGTTTGATTTCTTCAATGAACCCTTTTTCTTTGTCAAAAAGTTCGGCGAAGTTGTATGAGCGGAGCCATTTCTCCACCGCGTGCAATTCTTCCTTTTCGGTTTTGGTATTCGGCGCGACGATTTGGTGCGCAAGACAGTTGCCCTCAATTTTTTTGCCGCGGAGTTTTTTTATTCCGGTCCAGCCCTTCGGGGTTTCAAGAATGATCATCGGGAAACGCGGAGCGACAACGCCGGCGCCCTCACGTGCTTGCTTCTGGATATTTTTTATGGACTGGTAGCACTGCTCCATCACCGCGGCCATTTTTTCGTAAATCTTGTCGCCGGTGCCGCTGACGAAGTGCGGTTCGTAACCATAGCCGGAAAACAGATTCTTCAGATCTTTTCTGCCCATCCTGCCGAAAATCGTGGGACCGGAGATTTTATAGCCGTTCAAATGCAGAATAGGCAGCACCGCGCCGCATGTCTTCGGGTCAATAAATTTGTTGAGGTGCCACGCGGTGGCGGTGGGTCCTGTTTCTGCTTCGCCGTCACCGACAAGGCAGGCGACAAAAAGATCCGGATTATCCAGCACTGCTCCGTATGAAGTGGAGAGGGAATACCCCAGCTCGCCGCCTTCCAAGATCACGCCCGGCGTCCCCGGGTTGGAGTGGCTGGGGAATCCGTACGGCCAGCTGAAGTTTTTAATGACGTATCCCGCGCCGCGCTCATCTTGTGTCGCTTCGGGATAATACTTGCCCAACGTGCCTTCTATAAATAGGTTGGCCTGGAGGGCGGGGAAGCCGTGTCCCGGCCCCAGCACGAACATCATTTTTGCGCCGTGTTTCTTAATCAGCGCGTTCAAATTGGCGTAGACAAAGTTAATGCCCGGGCATGTCCCCCAATGTCCGAGGAGCCGGGACTTAATGTCGTCAAAACTCAACTTCCGTTCAAGTAAAAAATTATCCAGTAAATAGAGCTGCGCCGCGGTCAGATAATTCGCCGCCCGCACATACGCTTTAATCGGGGCAATTTCGCTGTTAGACATATGGTTACATTATAACCGATTGCGGGCGAAGTTGCTCGGATGCGCCTTGGTTAGCCGCCACTTCCTAAATATGATAAATGATGCTATCATGGTCACATATATGAATTTCGCGCTAACGAACAAAAAATTCGGGAAAATCGTGTTCATATTGACCGCGATTTCTTTTTCGTGGCTCGCGATGTTTGGTTTGCTTCATCATATGAGTGAAATGAGAATGGACAGCGCGATGGGCGGCAGTTGCCTATTTAACGGCCAAATTGAGGTGTGCGCCATGAATTTTTCAGAGCACATCGCCCTCTGGCAGGGGATGCTGGTGAGTTCGCCCCAAGATGTCGGACTGTTCGGGTTGCTTATATTGGCGGCCGTATTAGCCGCGGTAATCGTCTTCCGGGAAAAATCATTTGTTGAATTCTCCGAACGTGCCGCTTTGCGCCGGAGGCTCTACGCGAAACAGCATCCCCAAACCGGTCTTTTTAATTTACTGACAGAAGTGTTTGCTCGGGGTATTTTAAACCCCAAAATCTACGCGCCGGCAACGATATAGTCCTTGCGGGTTTGCCAAGTTCGGTTGTCTTTTGGCAAATAACCCCGCGGGGCTTTTTGTTTTGCGTCTTTATTAAGTAGCTTCTCGCAACAGCATGAATAAAAACATTGTTATCATCACGCTCGTCGTCGTCGGTTTTGTCGGTCTTGTGCTGTGGAGTAGTCCGGCCCAGCAATCCGTCGGATCAAGTACCGGCGCGGAAAGCGCGCTTGCCGCCGTTGAATTGTTGTATGACTTCGGCACAATTTCGATGAAGGATGGCAACGTCACAAAAGACTTTACGGTTACTAACCCCGGGGATTCGGACATCCTTGTCTCGTCTTTGGTAACTTCGTGCATGTGTACTAAGGCATCTATCGTTCGGGCGGACGGTTCGATTAAGGGTCCTTTCGGCATGCCGGGTATGGGCTTTGTTCCGCCGGCAAATGAAACAATCAAAGCCGGAGACAGCCGCGTCATTCGGGTGGTTTATGATCCGAACGCGCATGGGCCTGCCGGCGTCGGACCGATTGACCGGCTCGTCACACTTACCGATAAATCCGGCGGCGCGCTCCAGTTGGAAATAAAGGCGATGGTCACGCCATAACGGCTATGAGAAAAACCATAACAACTTTAGTCGTCATAGCCGTTGCGATTATTGGGATAGTTGTCTTAAAAAACAGCCCGGGGACTTCCTCGCTCATCTGGAGCGTAAGCAACAAGGGCGTGTGGCTACTTCCGCTGGTGTTGGTTTCCGCGCTCCTTGACAGCGTACATCCGTGCTCATTCTCAATTCTCCTCATCACGATCGCGTTCCTGTTCGGCATGCAACTGACGAGAAAGAAAATTCTAGAAATCGGCGGAACGTACATCGCCGGAATTTTTTCAGCGTATCTCCTGATCGGACTTGGAATTCTTAAAGTCCTGCACCTCTTCAACACGCCGCATTTTATGGGCAAACTCGGGGCAACGCTGCTCATCGCATTCGGAGTGATTAATATCTTGAATGAGTTCTTTCCGAAGTTTCCGATTAAGCTGAGAATTCCGTCGGTTTCCCACACGGCAATGGGACGACTGATGGAGCGGGCATCGTTTCCCGCCGCTTTTGGGTTAGGACTGCTTGTCGGCATATGCCAATTCCCATGCATGGGCGGGCCGTACCTCATGGTCATCGGCTTGCTCCGCGATCAGGTGACGTACTTCCGCGGCTTCGGTTACCTTGTGCTTTACAACGTGATTCTTATCGTGCCGCTTGCGGCGGTGCTGTGGGTGGCGGCGGATAAAACAATTGTGGATAAAGTGCAGGAATGGAAAAAATCAAACATGAAAGGGGTAAAGTTCTGGGCTGGACTTGCCATGATTATTATTGGCATATTAGTTCTCTTCATCTAACAAATTCATGAATGCAAAACTACCGACAATTGACGAGTTTCTGGTCAAGATAGAATCGCTGAAAGAAAAGGCGGGGGTTGATCTCTCAACCTCCGAAGATTTGAGTTTGGCCGTGATGAACCTGATTAGCCTGGAAGAACACTTCTTCTTTACCGGCGTAAAAACAAAAAAAGATGAATATTTTGACGCCTCGCAGGAAATCCGGAATCTCCGGAAGGAGCTGTTGGTAAAACTGATGCCGAATCACGAGGGAGAAACGTGGTGCATATCGAAGCATCTGCTCTCCGCCACCATGCGGCTCGTTGAGGTGGGAAATAAACTCCAGTCCGAGAATAAAAAAGACGAGGCGAAAAAAATGTTTGAGAAAGCGTACAAAGTATATTCAATTTTTTGGGCGCTCAAACTTAAATTGGTAGACGGCAAGGAGGTGAAGGAAACGGCAGGGAAGAGCGCAAATCTGGAGGACTTGGTAAACAAACTCGCGGACTGTTGCAAAGAGTAACGTCAAAATTATGGAAGATAAAAATAATATGACAGAAAAAACTTTCGGAGCGGCAGCGGAAAATAAATATTTGGTTCCGGCAAGCATTGTCGTAGCGGCAATTATTCTTGCCGGTGCGTGGATATATACCGTCGGCGTAAAAGCCGGGGCGCAGCAAAAAGCGGATATCGCATCCGGCGAGGAACAATCACCGGTGTCGGAATTGGAGGAAAAAGTTCTTCCGTCCGAAGGGGTTGAATTGCCGGTCGTGTGGGGCGAACTCGGGGCGAAGCTCGTCGACGCAGGAGTGATCGACGCGGATAAATTCAAGGCAATTTATGAACAGCGGGGAGCGTTTACAAAAGCGAATGAAGACCTGCTGCTCGGAAAGAATAATGGGTGGTTGGTTATGAACAGCGACAATGCCGGGTACCTGTTGAATTTACTTTGGGCGCTCGGTCTTGGAAGCAAAAATTCCGTTCTTGACACTGGCGAGATGATGAATCCCGCTTACGGCGGAGCCGGAAATTTTGCCTCCACTGGCGGCTGGACTATTGCCGAAGGTGACGCGATGGATCACTACAGCCGTCACGAGTTCTTTGCGCTTACGACGTCGCAACAGGCGCTTGTCGAAAAAGTATCAAAAGGAATCTACCGGCCATGCTGTGGAAACTCAACGCATTTTCCGGATTGCAATCACGGAATGGCAATGCTGGGACTCTTGGAGCTGATGGCATCGCAGGGCGTGAGTGAAGGGGATATGTGGAAGACCGCGTTGGCGGTAAATTCCTATTGGTTCCCGAACAACTACCTCACCATCGCGGCGTACATGGAAGGCAACGGTGTTGATTGGAAGGATGTCAGCCCGCGGGAGATGTTGGGGGCGAAGTACTCAAGTTCGCGTGGGTATGCCGACATTGCTTCGCAAGTGGCTGAGCCGCAGCAACGGAGCGTGGGAGGCAGCGGATGCGGAATTGATGCCGGTTCGCAGCCGGCGGCTCCGCAACGACAGCAACAACAGCCGGGTTGCGGAATATAGCGACAAGAGTCAAAATGAGATAACAATTAACGGCTTCCATATATATGAGTCCGGATAAAATTATTGTCGCTATCGCGAGTATATTGGGTGTGGGGTTTACCTACTGGTTTTTCCTAGGAAAAAAAGAAAAAGAAGTTCAGGTTTCCGATGCGGTGGACATCATCGTTGATGGCGGATACACTCCCGAAGCTATTTCAATAGCAAAGGGAAAAACAACGAAATTGAATTTCATCCGCAGAGATCCCACGGCGTGCCTTGAGGAAGTCGTGCTCGGGGATTTTAAGATCCGCAGGCAACTTCCTCTGAATCAAAAAGTAACGATTGAGCTTACACCTCAGCGGAGCGGAGAATTCACGTATTCCTGCGGCATGGGTATGTACCACGGAAAGATAATCGTGACCGAATAACATTATGTCGCAAACTAAAAAAACCTTTTCAATTAAGGGCATGCATTGCGCGTCGTGCGTGCTGGTGCTGGAGCGGTCGTTAAAGCAAGTGGAGGGGGTCATGCAGGCTACGGTTAACCTCGCGACCGAGAAGGCGACGGTCACATACGATCCGGAAAAAGTGACCGACAAAAAACTTTCTTCGGCGGTTTCCAATGTCGGCTACCAGGCCCTCATCACCGAAGAGATAAAAACAGAGGACGACGAGCAGAAAGAAAAACAGCAGGAACTCCGCAGTCTGCGGTTGAGGGTTGTGGTGAGTCTTGCGTTGGGCGGCCTTATTCTGTGGGGCGGGTTTCCGGGCCTCATGAAAACCGCGCCGATGATCTTGCAAAGTTTTTGGGTACAGCTATTGCTGGCCACCCCTGTCCAATTTTGGGCTGGTTTCAGTTTTTACCGCGCGACCATTTCGGCGCTGAAGCACCGGACGGCGAATATGGACACGCTGGTTGCCATCGGCACAACGGTCGCGTACGCATATTCCGCTGTCGTCACTGTGTTGCCGCAGTTGGTGAAAAGCGTCGGCATCGAACCCATGCCGTATTTTGACACTGGCGCGATCATTATCGGTCTCATTTTGCTTGGCCGTTATTTTGAGGCAAAAGCAAAAGCGGGAACATCCGAAGCCATTAAAAAACTGATTGGGCTTCAGGCGAAAACCGCGCGGGTGTTGCGTGACGGCAAGGAAATAGACATACCGATAAGCGAGGTGATGATCGGAGACATAATCCGGGTCCGGCCGGGGGAAAAAATTCCCGTTGACGGCGTTATTACCGATGGGGAATCATCTATTGACGAGTCCATGATTACCGGCGAGAGCATGCCCGCCGATAAGGCGAAGGGCGATTCGGTAGTTGGCGCGACCATGAACAAAACGGGCACGTTTATGTTCAAAGCCACGAAGGTCGGGTCGGACACAATGCTCGCCCGGATTATTAAATTAGTGCAGGAAGCGCAGGGAAGCAAAGCGCCGATTCAGCGGCTCGCGGATCTCGTGTCTTCATATTTTGTTCCGGTTGTGATCATGCTCGCTATTCTCACGTTCGCCGTCTGGTATATATTCGGTCCCGCTCCTACATTATTGTTCGCATTGCTTAACATGGTCGCCGTGCTTATCATCGCCTGTCCTTGCGCGATGGGACTCGCAACTCCAACGGCTATCATGGTGGGTACCGGCAAGGGAGCGGAGCACGGTATTCTTATCAAAGACGCGGAGAGTCTTGAGATAGCGCATAAGGTAAAAATAATTATTTTTGATAAGACCGGAACGTTGACGGAAGGGGAGCCGAAGGTCACCGACGTCATCGCGTACGGAGGATTTACGGAGCAGGATATTTTGCGTTATGAGGCAAGCCTTGAAGTTGGCTCCGCTCATCCGTTGGCGAAGGCGATTATTGAGGAAACCGAATTGCGTAAGGCAATGCCATTGGAGCCGATTGAAAAATTCCGGTCCATTGTCGGCCACGGCATCAGCGCGCTGATTCAGGGTAAATCTGTCTTTGCCGGAAAAGAAAAGTTGATGACCGATAATGGCGTGGACATTGCGTTGGCGAAGGGCGATATGAGCCGTCTGACCGGCGAAGGAAAAACATTGAGCTTGCTCGCCATTGACGGCAAGCTTGCCGGTATTGTCGCGGCCGCCGATAAAGTAAAATCTACGGCAAAAATGGCGGTGGAAAATCTGAAAAAAATCGGCATAGAATCCATCATGATCACCGGTGATAACGAGCGTACCGCCAATGCGATTGCCAAACAGGTGGGGATAACGCGCGTGTTGGCGGAAGTGTTGCCGGAGGAGAAAGAAGCCGAAGTGAGAAAGATACAGGCCGAAGGGAAAGTCGTGGCGATGGTGGGGGACGGCATCAACGACGCGCCGGCATTGGCCGCGGCGGATATCGGCATCGCGATGGGCAGCGGCACGGATGTTGCCATAGAAGCGGCGGACATCACCCTCATCAATAAAGATTTGCGCTCCGTTGTTTCGGCAATCGTGCTTTCAAAGAAAACAATGCGAACAATCAAGCAAAATCTTTTTTGGGCATTCGGTTACAATGTTGTGTTGATTCCTGTGGCGATGGGCGCGCTGTATCCATTTTTCCATTTGTTGTTAAATCCGATCTTCGCGTCAATCGCTATGGCGACAAGTTCAATTTCGGTTGTATCAAACTCCCTGCTCCTGAAACGCAAATCAATCGTATAGTATGAAGAAAAACTATACATTCCACGTGCTTGGTATGCATTGCAACGCGTGCGTGGTGCTGACCGAAAGCGAGCTTGGTGAGGTTTCGGAAGTATCAAGCGTCAAGGCATCGCTTGAACATTTGAGCGTTGAGGTGACCGGCGACTTCGGGGACAAAACCGCCGAACACGTCGCGCGTGATTTGAGCGGGGTTTTGAAGCCCCATGGCTACACGCTTTCACTTCTGCGGCAGCAGCATCACATTGCGTGGGGCGAGTTCCGCGTTGCGTTGCCGATCGCCGGAGCATTCATCGCGTTGTTTATTATTTTACAAAAACTAGGCATCGTGAATTTGATTACATCGTCGGAAGTCGGCTACGGCACGGCGTTTCTCGTCGGCCTCATCGCCTCGGTCTCCACATGCATGGCGGTGGTCGGCGGACTCGTGCTTTCCATGTCTGCGAACTTCGCGAAGGAAGGGGATAAAATCCGGCCGCAAATATTATTTCACGCCGGGCGGTTGGTGTCGTTTCTTGTTTTAGGCGGCCTCATCGGCGCGCTTGGGTCGGCGTTCCAGTTGGGCGCGACGGGTACGTTCGTTTTGAGTTTTATTGTTGCCATCGTCCTGCTGCTGCTCGGTATCAATCTCTTAGATATTTTTCCGTGGGCAAAAAAGCTTCAGCCGACCATGCCTGCCTTTATCGGTAAGCGCGTGCATGGGTTGAAGAACGTGAACCACACGCTGACGCCGCTTTTGGTCGGGGTTGCCACGTTCTTCTTGCCGTGCGGATTCACCCAATCCATGCAAATTTACGCGCTGACCACGGGAAATTTTTTAACCGGCGCGCTCGTCATGTTCACGTTCGCGCTCGGCACGCTTCCGGTGCTGGCACTTTTAAGCTTCAGCTCGCTCGGCATTCATAAAAAAGCGCAATCGGGGATATTCTTTAAGACGGCCGGGCTCGTGGTAATATTTTTTGGACTTTTTAATCTTATTAACAGTTTGGTCGGAGTGGGAATCATCCCACCGATTTTTAGCTTTTAGAAAAACTTTCTCATATGTCAACGGACAACAGAAATATCGCCCTATCAATCGTCGTCGCCGCGGTTTTCATCGCGGGAGCGATTATGTTCGCCGGAAGCGGTTCGAATGCAAATATCGCCGGCGCACCGCCCGCAAACAACGTGAGCGTCGTCGACGGCAAGCAATTCATCACCATCAACGCCAAAGGCGGCTATTACCCGCGAGTGACTGTCGCGAAAGCCGGATTGCCGACGGTGTTGAAAATGAATACGCGGGGAACATTTGACTGTTCTGCCGCATTGGCTATTCCGAGC includes:
- a CDS encoding acetate/propionate family kinase produces the protein MEQKILIINTGSASKKYAVYSNGAAIFTMHIEKEDGAFVATTNIGEQSQKALVSQADYDAALAYLLATALTMHVIADKNEIAAAGVRIVAPGNYFLTNSIIDDTYLANLRNARERAPLHLGPAIAEIEQLQRALPGASIAGISDSAFHATLPLQARLYNLPEDMAAKYGVYRFGYHGISAQSVITKAQAMLGTLPSRVIICHLGSGASIHAVKDGRSFDTSMGFTPLEGLTMSTRIGNIDAGAVIYLLQKSGMNPAELETYFNTQCGLLGLSGKTPDMRELLELEKSGDQKAKLAIDAFMYSVRKYIGAYVAVMGGLDLLVFTATIGERSFIIRNRICEGLGGLGITLDQEKNNRMVSVDALINSEHSPVKIAVITTD
- a CDS encoding phosphoketolase family protein, giving the protein MSNSEIAPIKAYVRAANYLTAAQLYLLDNFLLERKLSFDDIKSRLLGHWGTCPGINFVYANLNALIKKHGAKMMFVLGPGHGFPALQANLFIEGTLGKYYPEATQDERGAGYVIKNFSWPYGFPSHSNPGTPGVILEGGELGYSLSTSYGAVLDNPDLFVACLVGDGEAETGPTATAWHLNKFIDPKTCGAVLPILHLNGYKISGPTIFGRMGRKDLKNLFSGYGYEPHFVSGTGDKIYEKMAAVMEQCYQSIKNIQKQAREGAGVVAPRFPMIILETPKGWTGIKKLRGKKIEGNCLAHQIVAPNTKTEKEELHAVEKWLRSYNFAELFDKEKGFIEEIKQLVPEPSLCMGNNPHAFGGKILKDLILPPADTFAEDATKPGTVGSSSMRRAGLYLNEVFKLNPENFRMLSPDETYSNKLDEVFKTTARAFVGPTKAWDEDLKPSGRVMEMLSEHSLQGLMQGYILTGRHAVFASYEAFIQIISSMVDQYLKFLKVAREIPWRGQVASLNFILTSSGWRQEHNGFSHQNPGFVSNVLLKPGCLAHAYFPPDGNTTLAVLKHCFESRNEVNLIIAGKTLEPRWLTPAQAQEELKQGLMTWDFASDAEPDIVLAACGDYLTKECLAAIDIIKREAPEIKIRFVNILELSALGIGGETCRVRLEFEKYFTKDKPVIFNFHGYPETIKQFLFDKGGDHRFMVKGYIENGSTTTPFDMHVRNRTSRWHLAKEVFARMANAGVIETNKAETLHHVYDKKLEEHAAYIKTHGVDLDEVENWVWNKKS
- a CDS encoding DUF1573 domain-containing protein, with translation MNKNIVIITLVVVGFVGLVLWSSPAQQSVGSSTGAESALAAVELLYDFGTISMKDGNVTKDFTVTNPGDSDILVSSLVTSCMCTKASIVRADGSIKGPFGMPGMGFVPPANETIKAGDSRVIRVVYDPNAHGPAGVGPIDRLVTLTDKSGGALQLEIKAMVTP
- a CDS encoding cytochrome c biogenesis protein CcdA translates to MRKTITTLVVIAVAIIGIVVLKNSPGTSSLIWSVSNKGVWLLPLVLVSALLDSVHPCSFSILLITIAFLFGMQLTRKKILEIGGTYIAGIFSAYLLIGLGILKVLHLFNTPHFMGKLGATLLIAFGVINILNEFFPKFPIKLRIPSVSHTAMGRLMERASFPAAFGLGLLVGICQFPCMGGPYLMVIGLLRDQVTYFRGFGYLVLYNVILIVPLAAVLWVAADKTIVDKVQEWKKSNMKGVKFWAGLAMIIIGILVLFI
- a CDS encoding cupredoxin domain-containing protein; protein product: MSPDKIIVAIASILGVGFTYWFFLGKKEKEVQVSDAVDIIVDGGYTPEAISIAKGKTTKLNFIRRDPTACLEEVVLGDFKIRRQLPLNQKVTIELTPQRSGEFTYSCGMGMYHGKIIVTE
- a CDS encoding heavy metal translocating P-type ATPase, with the translated sequence MSQTKKTFSIKGMHCASCVLVLERSLKQVEGVMQATVNLATEKATVTYDPEKVTDKKLSSAVSNVGYQALITEEIKTEDDEQKEKQQELRSLRLRVVVSLALGGLILWGGFPGLMKTAPMILQSFWVQLLLATPVQFWAGFSFYRATISALKHRTANMDTLVAIGTTVAYAYSAVVTVLPQLVKSVGIEPMPYFDTGAIIIGLILLGRYFEAKAKAGTSEAIKKLIGLQAKTARVLRDGKEIDIPISEVMIGDIIRVRPGEKIPVDGVITDGESSIDESMITGESMPADKAKGDSVVGATMNKTGTFMFKATKVGSDTMLARIIKLVQEAQGSKAPIQRLADLVSSYFVPVVIMLAILTFAVWYIFGPAPTLLFALLNMVAVLIIACPCAMGLATPTAIMVGTGKGAEHGILIKDAESLEIAHKVKIIIFDKTGTLTEGEPKVTDVIAYGGFTEQDILRYEASLEVGSAHPLAKAIIEETELRKAMPLEPIEKFRSIVGHGISALIQGKSVFAGKEKLMTDNGVDIALAKGDMSRLTGEGKTLSLLAIDGKLAGIVAAADKVKSTAKMAVENLKKIGIESIMITGDNERTANAIAKQVGITRVLAEVLPEEKEAEVRKIQAEGKVVAMVGDGINDAPALAAADIGIAMGSGTDVAIEAADITLINKDLRSVVSAIVLSKKTMRTIKQNLFWAFGYNVVLIPVAMGALYPFFHLLLNPIFASIAMATSSISVVSNSLLLKRKSIV
- a CDS encoding sulfite exporter TauE/SafE family protein, translated to MKKNYTFHVLGMHCNACVVLTESELGEVSEVSSVKASLEHLSVEVTGDFGDKTAEHVARDLSGVLKPHGYTLSLLRQQHHIAWGEFRVALPIAGAFIALFIILQKLGIVNLITSSEVGYGTAFLVGLIASVSTCMAVVGGLVLSMSANFAKEGDKIRPQILFHAGRLVSFLVLGGLIGALGSAFQLGATGTFVLSFIVAIVLLLLGINLLDIFPWAKKLQPTMPAFIGKRVHGLKNVNHTLTPLLVGVATFFLPCGFTQSMQIYALTTGNFLTGALVMFTFALGTLPVLALLSFSSLGIHKKAQSGIFFKTAGLVVIFFGLFNLINSLVGVGIIPPIFSF